Proteins encoded within one genomic window of Candidatus Woesearchaeota archaeon:
- a CDS encoding putative metal-binding motif-containing protein, which translates to KAIFVDLGRADKSLLDSYPAVKNSVEGSKANVFLLKGDRIVKSFEAGNIEAGYPYFLCVKPRAGKLNLFMEGKGNRTRITADCIDDCTAAVVTAKDVEKIKTDAASIGETVTEASDKIEVKRKFCRFKENFTKVEITINAKDKLDNVKYIEYMPKECIDDLNAYLESVLPDYYKIKADPLIMWHFNEMNKGKEETITYILKIELSDYCKELISGMGILSAPNYGPYLSKELPYTTLFLGDPPLSINLDEYFKDPDNSVLTYNALGNSYVSAYTSNNEATVSGSNPVTETEVSFTASDSANSVPAGMTVRVLDSGACLDNDLDGYGRNCPSGEDCNDNDNSINSGKTDSPCDGIDQNCDGADAQNTYDCYNADNDGDAYRADSISGIATGCSRPSDCKERQSIADCNDNNANIHPNQAENCNNDIDDNCDNLNNDGCDCTGTVSHECGATPCTGIQTCSNGQWPACTLLVSSCGTRDCSSNNYYSLSGNVCNYYGYPNCYDSCTAPGTCTSCICSSPTIASSQTLNPSQCQYIAGCTGTTLGSIANYPATTPCTGGTCDGNGGCVTQQTCTPQSCSSLGYNCGSWSDGCSGTANLNCGSCGTGQTCSGGSCANAVAELSLGFSNINYQFNNPYHYYYHTRTFMETKGVGVTLTQGQLCFQSGGCNSATVNYRINANGAYTWSDNFYTSYSSEKFTLKYWGTDDHMNLVYVEQSMDVVGSWHNP; encoded by the coding sequence AAAGCAATATTTGTTGATTTGGGCAGGGCAGATAAAAGCCTGCTTGACAGCTATCCTGCTGTGAAAAACAGCGTTGAAGGGTCTAAGGCAAATGTTTTTCTTCTTAAAGGAGACAGGATAGTGAAATCTTTTGAAGCAGGGAATATTGAGGCGGGCTATCCTTACTTTTTATGCGTCAAGCCAAGGGCTGGTAAATTGAATCTGTTTATGGAAGGCAAAGGAAACAGGACAAGGATAACAGCAGACTGCATTGATGACTGCACTGCTGCTGTTGTGACTGCCAAAGATGTTGAGAAGATTAAGACTGATGCTGCTTCAATAGGCGAAACTGTAACAGAAGCATCAGATAAGATTGAAGTCAAAAGAAAGTTCTGCAGATTCAAGGAGAACTTTACAAAGGTTGAAATAACAATAAATGCAAAAGATAAATTGGATAATGTAAAATATATCGAGTATATGCCGAAGGAATGCATTGACGACCTTAATGCCTATCTTGAAAGCGTTCTTCCTGATTATTACAAAATAAAGGCAGATCCTCTTATAATGTGGCATTTCAATGAAATGAATAAAGGCAAGGAAGAAACAATAACTTATATTTTGAAGATCGAACTGTCGGATTACTGCAAAGAGCTGATATCAGGAATGGGAATATTGAGTGCTCCGAATTATGGACCGTATCTTTCGAAAGAGCTGCCTTATACAACATTGTTTTTAGGCGACCCTCCTCTTTCTATAAATCTTGATGAGTATTTTAAGGATCCTGATAATAGTGTTTTAACTTATAATGCACTTGGAAATAGTTATGTAAGCGCATATACCTCAAATAATGAAGCAACAGTAAGCGGAAGCAATCCTGTAACAGAAACAGAAGTTTCATTCACAGCATCAGACTCTGCTAATTCGGTTCCAGCTGGAATGACAGTAAGGGTTCTTGACAGCGGAGCTTGCTTAGATAATGATTTAGATGGCTATGGAAGAAATTGCCCTTCCGGGGAGGACTGCAATGACAATGACAATTCAATTAACTCTGGAAAAACAGACAGTCCATGCGATGGAATAGACCAGAATTGCGATGGAGCAGATGCACAGAATACATATGACTGCTATAATGCAGATAATGATGGAGATGCATATAGGGCAGATAGCATTTCAGGAATAGCCACTGGCTGCAGCCGCCCTTCAGATTGCAAAGAAAGGCAGAGCATTGCAGACTGTAATGACAATAATGCAAATATTCATCCTAATCAGGCAGAGAATTGCAATAATGATATTGATGACAACTGCGATAACCTTAATAATGATGGCTGCGATTGCACAGGCACTGTAAGCCATGAATGCGGAGCTACTCCCTGTACTGGCATTCAAACATGCTCAAATGGCCAGTGGCCAGCCTGCACATTATTAGTGAGTTCTTGCGGAACAAGAGACTGCTCGTCTAATAACTATTACAGCCTTTCTGGCAACGTGTGCAATTATTACGGCTATCCTAACTGCTATGATTCCTGCACTGCCCCTGGCACATGCACCTCTTGCATCTGTTCTTCTCCAACAATAGCATCCTCGCAAACATTGAATCCAAGCCAATGCCAATATATAGCTGGCTGCACAGGAACAACTCTTGGAAGCATAGCAAATTATCCGGCAACAACACCATGCACAGGAGGAACATGCGATGGGAATGGGGGTTGTGTAACACAGCAAACATGCACTCCTCAGAGTTGCTCTTCTCTTGGCTATAACTGCGGCAGTTGGTCAGATGGCTGCAGCGGTACTGCAAATTTGAATTGCGGTAGTTGCGGCACTGGGCAGACATGTTCTGGTGGTAGCTGTGCAAATGCAGTTGCGGAGTTGAGTTTGGGATTCAGTAACATCAATTACCAATTTAATAACCCTTATCATTATTATTATCATACAAGAACCTTTATGGAAACTAAGGGTGTTGGTGTTACATTAACACAAGGACAATTATGTTTTCAAAGTGGGGGTTGTAATTCAGCAACAGTCAATTATAGAATCAATGCAAATGGAGCTTATACATGGAGTGATAACTTTTATACGTCTTATTCATCAGAGAAATTCACTCTAAAATACTGGGGAACAGATGACCATATGAATCTTGTTTATGTAGAACAATCCATGGATGTTGTTGGTTCGTGGCATAACCCCTAA